GCAGCAAAATATGTGATTTGAATTAGTGTTTCGCAATGTCAACCCTTTGCTTCATCACTTTATACACATTGAGATGTTTAAAATTGCTCCTTAGTCGTTGATGGTATTTGTGCACCAAACTATAGATATTCCTTACAAACATGTTGGAACACAAATTAAAACTTGTGGAAATGCTCAGCCTAAATTAAATTATATCTTCTAACTAGCTTAAGTTCCTCCATTCATCATTGAGATGTGGAACGATCGCCAAAACACTTCTTTTACCAAGAAGTTAAAGATTGAGACGGGATTCAATAGATGCCAACACTTGTGAACTTGCAGTTGAAATATTGCTCATATCTCGTGTAATACACTCATAGAGTGAGGGAGCATGTGTTTTTTCACTTGATGTTCTATTATCCTAAAGGTGGCATGTTTAGTATGTTGGTTGTATCCAACTAGTAGTTTTATTTATCATATTGCTCAATAAAAACAGCAACGGCTAAGGAATAGCATAATATTAGAAGTGAATCCATATATAAGATTGCACTCAAAGGATTTATTAATTAATGATTAATGTATACTAAGATGTATTTGAAAAGTATTATTGCCAAATTATTTTTGCATTTTATATTGGTATAAGATAATCTTAGCTGGAGACTAAAAATGGATGCTAATAAATACCTGCTTAAATATTTAATTTAATAACTAAGGGTCCCAATAACTATAGAATATTTTTTTTTCCACAAACCAATAAACATTCGACTAATAATCGGCAAATAGATGTGCATAGCTATTTCAATTGAAAATAATTTTGTTGTTCACGCACAATTTTCTTTACACGCTTTCTAATGGTGACTAACAACTAGGTCCATCTTTTCCCGCACAAAAGAGTGACCCATTGTTCATTGACGTGTGGTAAGACTTGATGTATAATATATTTCATGCATTCGAATCTCATGAGATTTCTTTCCCCTTTCCCCCCTAAATTTCTTCTATATAAGGGATGGGTAGCGCAACTTCATTCTCACCGAAACACATTCGCTCTAGCAAGAAATACATTCCTTGCTTGCTCACATACTGGCTATAACATCTTGTTGTTCTTTGTTCTAGGATGCTGAGGAGGGCAAGGAGGTCAGGGGTGAGGTTCATTGAGGATGATAGAGATCGTAGTCTTACATTCTTCAAGCGACGCTCTGGGCTTTTCAAGGCTGCTTCTGACCTCTCTGCCCTCACCGGTGCGAGGTTGCCATGGTGTTGGAGTCCGAAACTGGAAAGTTTTCCTCTTTCGGAACCCCAAAGGCCCCATTGTTGACTCTTTTGTTTCAAGGAATGCACCAATAGATTCTGACACCAGTGAAGAAGACAAGGCAAGAATCACTAGCTTACAAAATGAGTTGTTCCAGGTGGAGAAAGCCAAGGCCACGGAGGATAAGAGGAAGGATGAGAACATGGCACGGGCCAAAGAGATCCAGGAGACCTCATGGTTTTCCAAGTTTGTTTATGGTAGCATAGAGGATCTTGATGCCCATGATCTCTTTGAGATGTATCGTGAGCTCTCAAGGATCAGGCAAGAGATCAATGATCTATCTCCTACCTTTGCTCCATGAGAATCGAGTAGAAGCCAACGGTCACCTACAAGCTCCACCACTTTTTCAGCCTACTTGGTGGCACTCAATGCCTTCATATGTGGCAATGCCACCAAATTATTCTCCATGTGCTCCCTCCCAAGCATCCTTCCACCAGTGTCCATGAGCCCTCCACAAGGTGATGGCTCCAATAGGGTAATGCCTGAATCCTCTTTTGCTAGAGAAAGGTCTGGTGGTGGTGATGTAGGAAGCAATATATTGGTGGTCTTGTCTTCACTTGGGACTAGTTGTTGCAAGTTtaatggttttgtctttttctataatttgaattatctgtGAGCTAGCTTTGGAACTAGGTGAATAAATGAGCTTTAGGTCGTCCAGTCAAACCTCTTATCTGGGCATTCATGCATGTATGCGTGTATTGAGGGCCTAACTCTTGAAGTTTGTTTCATGAGTTTtattcttagagcatctccaagagttttctacttttttctcctaaaaacttATAGTTTGGTAACTCTtaaaaaatttagaaaaaaagaTCATCTCCGAGAGTTTCTAATAAATGACATATAAAAACATCTGCGTACGTCGCACAAGCCAATGAACAGTGAGTGAGTGTGTCAGAGACTGATCGGAGCAAGCAAGCGTGCCGGCGGGGTACCTGAACCCCGGACCAGCCCTTGGCGACGTCGTGCGTCACTGGCTGACCGTGAGTTTAGATCTGAACTCATTTTGAAAATTTCTTAACTCAATATTGTACAAATAAAAAAGGAAGAAATCAATCTATTCATTCCTCTTCTCAACCGAACCCAGCAGTTCAGAATCTAGTAGCAAGATATACAGATGTCCCACATATCCAGCTGAAAAAGAGAGAGACAAAGATCACCACCATGAATAATATCATTACCAAATTCATCACGGATCCACCTTGATGATGGTGACCAACCTGGAGGGGGCAGGGGGTCCGGTCTGAGAATCAAGCTGCATCTCGGAAGAGCATCAGTACGGCCACTCGAGAAAGGGCTGCATCTCCGTAGAGCACCAGCATGGCCGCACGAGAAAGGGGGGCTGCATCTCAGAGGACCAGCGCAAGCCGCGCGAGAAAGGACAGAGGAGAGGAGTGCGACCGGCAGTGTGGAACGGCGGCAGAGGAGGAAGGTGAGGCTGCGCCCGCGCGAGAAAGGACAATGGAGAGGAGCGCGGCGGGCGGTGTGGAACGGCCGCAGAGGAAGGGTAAGCGGAGTCGGAGGTGTGCCTAAAGTGCGGATTGGCTCGGTTTTCCAGAAGTGTCTAAATTTTAGACGCTAAGATTAATAGTTGTTGGAGAGTGTTTTTTTCTTATCTTTCTAAAAATAAAGATTATGAGGGAGTTTAGGGACCTCTGGGAGATGCTCTTACATCCGTGCAATGCATTTGAAATCTTCCATGTTATTGAATGAAGGGATTGTTTTGGTTGAAAAAGTAAAGGTGTTGCTCACGATGTAAAGAAGAACATCAACATGGATTTGCATTCTAGATATTTATGTTTTGCATCAATTTTgattattttttctatttttagaataTGCTAAAGTTTTTATGGATGATAAAATATAATATATTTACTTTATTTCTGATGTTTTAAAATGTCTATCGGAACATGTCCATGGAAACAAATTGAAGCCACACAAGTAGCAATGACTAGGGATCTTTAATGAGAAAATTGGTTCTAGCACTAAAAGAATGTCGTTTCGTGATATCTATCCATAATAATAAAAGGACAaaatttttatcttttttttttctggacTTTTTTTGGTCTGGTCTCCCGCGACGCTACGGCAGAGACCGACGTGAACACAAACCCACAGATCCACCCTCGCAATGACTCATCCTATAAATAGTCGACTCGGCACCCACATCGTCTCGATCCTCATCCAATATATCACCAGAACACCTCAAAATATCCCAGAGACGAGGCGAAATACCCTTTCTCCATCGGCGGTCAGAGCATCGACGTCAGGCGGAGCCGAGGCGAGGGCGCGGGGCAACAAAGGCAAGGCGGTGTCGAGTCGCGAGCGCGGGCCACGACGGCTAGGCGGCAATGAGTCGCGAGAGCGGACCGCGACGAAGAGGCGGCGTCCAGTCGCGAGGGCGGGCCGCGACGGCGTCAAGTAACCTATGAATCTATACAATATTCACGTCGAGTCACGGGCGTGGGCCCTCCATGACTCCTCCATGCCGCGGGTGCAGGCCTCCTCCATGGCTTCGTGTGCTCGGACACGCCGGAGACAGAGAAGAGAGACACGGAGGCGGAGGTCGAGTACCGGGCGGACGCTTGCACAGACGAGGCCCACGAGCGGATAACAAGGGAAAAGAGAGATGCGTGAGGAGAAATggagagaaataaaaaaaaattaagaaaAGAGAAAAGGGTAACAAGAAAGGCAAGATGAATACCAAACTGAACTAGATCAAGGCACTACAGACCAAAATCGACGCCACCGCAGAGCAAAATCGGAtcagaccaaaaaaaaaaaagctcgcAGCTGTTGCCACGCCGGCTGGTTCCACCACCTCGCCTTAGGCACGGCGACTGCCACCCTCTGCACAAGCTCAGGTGACATGAACCTTGTTGACTTTGCCGGGGCACGATGTGCAGCGCAGAGACAATGAACCAAGAAAACTCAGAAGACCATGAACCAGGAAGAACTCAGAAGACCTCGCCTTGGATCG
The nucleotide sequence above comes from Miscanthus floridulus cultivar M001 chromosome 18, ASM1932011v1, whole genome shotgun sequence. Encoded proteins:
- the LOC136524188 gene encoding uncharacterized protein, producing the protein MAVAEHRRARRAEAVGVAAVAQSFALRMLRRARRSGVRFIEDDRDRSLTFFKRRSGLFKAASDLSALTGARNAPIDSDTSEEDKARITSLQNELFQVEKAKATEDKRKDENMARAKEIQETSWFSKFVYGSIEDLDAHDLFEMYRELSRIRQEINDLSPTFAP